In one window of Nocardiopsis aegyptia DNA:
- a CDS encoding PucR family transcriptional regulator → MPPTLGALLRTPNLRLSLLTGHEHLDRRVEWVAVSELTDPTPYLAGGELVLTTGVRWADVAPDPREYVRRLAERRVAGLGFGIGVVLERTPEPLRAAAAEFGLALVEVARETPFIAVGKEVSRLLAKEEYEGLTRAFTVQRALTRAALSGAPAVVDRLARELDGWVLLLASDGTVRHAAPARAAESAAVVAAELSRLRGAGPRASVSLTSDGMHLSAQPLSAGRRVRGFLAVGTERRLGSDDRTLVNAAVSLLSLELERTAPGRGAAWGEGVLTALVTGALDPRAPGAAGLRRLLPPEPVVVAVAAGLGGSGPAEGVLATEHEGRGLLLAAADTPDEVLEEALEGPVGVSEAAGYGDLAPALSQAERALAAAEEGDGGLTRTADLPGGLLGLVDTPAGARMADDLLAPLTGRRTSAELLASLRAYLAASGRWDTAADALGVHRHTLRYRMRRIRDLLPGDLDDPDYRAELWIALRVRG, encoded by the coding sequence ATGCCCCCGACCCTGGGCGCGCTGCTGCGCACGCCCAACCTGCGGCTGTCCCTGCTGACCGGGCACGAACACCTGGACCGGAGGGTGGAGTGGGTGGCCGTCAGCGAGCTGACCGACCCCACGCCCTACCTGGCGGGCGGCGAACTCGTCCTCACCACCGGCGTGCGCTGGGCCGACGTCGCCCCCGACCCGCGCGAGTACGTCCGCCGGCTGGCCGAGCGCCGTGTGGCCGGGCTCGGCTTCGGCATCGGCGTGGTGCTGGAGCGCACCCCCGAACCGCTGCGCGCGGCGGCGGCCGAGTTCGGTCTCGCCCTGGTCGAGGTGGCCCGCGAGACCCCGTTCATCGCGGTCGGCAAGGAGGTCTCCCGGCTCCTGGCCAAGGAGGAGTACGAGGGCCTGACCCGGGCCTTCACCGTCCAGCGGGCGCTGACCCGCGCCGCGCTGTCGGGGGCCCCGGCGGTCGTGGACCGCCTGGCGCGCGAACTCGACGGCTGGGTGCTGCTCCTGGCCTCGGACGGCACCGTCCGCCACGCTGCGCCCGCGCGGGCGGCCGAGTCCGCCGCCGTCGTGGCGGCGGAACTGTCCCGCCTGCGCGGCGCCGGACCCCGCGCCAGCGTGTCCCTGACCTCGGACGGCATGCACCTCTCGGCGCAGCCCCTGTCCGCCGGGCGCCGGGTGCGCGGCTTCCTCGCGGTCGGGACCGAACGGCGGCTCGGCTCCGACGACCGCACCCTGGTCAACGCGGCCGTGTCACTGCTGTCCCTCGAACTGGAGCGCACAGCGCCGGGCCGGGGCGCCGCCTGGGGGGAGGGCGTCCTGACGGCACTGGTCACCGGGGCGCTCGACCCTCGCGCGCCCGGGGCGGCGGGCCTGCGCCGGCTGCTCCCGCCCGAACCCGTCGTAGTGGCGGTGGCCGCCGGCCTCGGCGGCTCCGGGCCGGCCGAGGGCGTGCTCGCCACCGAGCACGAGGGCCGCGGCCTGCTGCTGGCCGCCGCCGACACCCCGGACGAGGTGCTGGAGGAGGCCCTGGAGGGGCCGGTCGGGGTGAGCGAGGCGGCGGGCTACGGCGACCTGGCCCCCGCCCTGTCCCAGGCCGAACGCGCCCTGGCCGCGGCCGAGGAGGGCGACGGAGGGCTGACGCGGACGGCGGACCTGCCGGGCGGGCTGCTCGGGCTCGTGGACACGCCGGCGGGCGCGCGGATGGCCGACGACCTGCTCGCGCCGCTGACCGGTCGGCGCACGTCCGCCGAACTGCTCGCCTCCCTGCGCGCCTACCTCGCCGCCTCGGGCCGCTGGGACACCGCGGCCGACGCCCTGGGGGTCCACCGCCACACCCTGCGCTACCGGATGCGGCGCATCCGCGACCTGCTGCCGGGCGACCTGGACGACCCCGACTACCGGGCCGAACTCTGGATCGCGCTGCGCGTCCGCGGCTGA